From the Lathyrus oleraceus cultivar Zhongwan6 chromosome 4, CAAS_Psat_ZW6_1.0, whole genome shotgun sequence genome, one window contains:
- the LOC127075658 gene encoding protein ENHANCED PSEUDOMONAS SUSCEPTIBILITY 1 — protein sequence MSFVRVISATTINSPNHNLNFSKDHTIDLTPWDLQYLPFGYNQIGLIYHNSSESDTNTKIQHLKHSLSSTLEFFPPFTGRLNITEHEDNTISCSIRCNNEGALFVHAAAKNLSVGDILEPIYLPDIFYSFFQLNGVKNYEGTSQPLLAVQVTEFADGIVIGCSISHVVVDGTSLWHFINSWAGISQGNFEISKISSFERWFPTGIQCPIRFHFSINLYSNQNDEEEKLNTQMSERLFHFSKENIAKLKSKANLEAGSKNISSLQAVFTQVWRSIIRSKNLDPQEELNFVMDIGVRPRFIPPLQEKYFGNAVMECVVTMKAGELLEDDGLGKCALKMNKMIALHSDEKLKNHYKDWLIAPSFVFNDRGVANSNSMAIGGSPWFDVYGNDFGWGKPVAVRNGGANKRNGKIYVSAGVEEGSINLEVCLPYEILEAIGNDSEFMDIVSS from the coding sequence ATGAGTTTCGTCCGAGTCATTTCCGCCACTACAATCAATTCTCCAAATCACAATCTCAATTTCTCAAAAGATCATACAATCGATCTAACACCATGGGATCTTCAATATCTCCCATTTGGATACAATCAAATCGGTCTTATTTATCACAACTCTTCTGAATCAGATACAAACACTAAAATCCAACACCTTAAACACTCTCTATCCTCTACCCTTGAATTTTTTCCACCTTTCACGGGCCGTCTCAATATCACGGAACATGAAGATAACACTATCTCTTGTTCCATCAGGTGTAACAATGAAGGTGCACTCTTTGTTCATGCTGCAGCTAAAAATCTCAGCGTCGGCGATATTCTTGAACCAATTTATCTTCCTGacattttttattcattttttcaaCTTAATGGAGTTAAAAACTACGAAGGGACGTCACAACCATTACTTGCTGTCCAAGTGACGGAGTTTGCCGACGGTATTGTCATTGGCTGCTCAATCAGTCATGTGGTAGTCGATGGTACTTCACTTTGGCATTTCATCAATTCTTGGGCCGGAATCTCACAGGGTaattttgaaatttccaaaatttcATCGTTTGAAAGATGGTTTCCAACCGGTATTCAATGTCCGATTAGATTTCATTTCTCAATTAATCTCTATAGTAATCAAAATGATGAAGAAGAAAAACTCAACACACAGATGTCAGAGAGATTATTTCATTTCTCTAAAGAGAATATTGCAAAACTAAAATCGAAAGCCAATTTAGAGGCGGGGTCAAAGAACATATCTTCCTTACAAGCAGTTTTCACTCAAGTTTGGCGCTCTATTATACGTTCCAAAAACCTTGATCCGCAAGAAGAACTAAATTTCGTGATGGATATAGGCGTTAGACCAAGGTTTATTCCTCCGTTGCAAGAGAAGTATTTTGGTAATGCTGTGATGGAATGTGTAGTTACCATGAAAGCCGGTGAATTGTTGGAAGATGATGGACTTGGAAAATGTGCTTTGAAGATGAACAAGATGATTGCTCTGCACTCTGACGAGAAGTTAAAGAATCACTACAAAGATTGGTTAATTGCACCGAGTTTTGTTTTTAACGACCGTGGTGTGGCAAATAGTAATTCAATGGCGATCGGTGGTTCTCCTTGGTTTGATGTTTATGGTAATGATTTTGGTTGGGGGAAGCCTGTGGCGGTACGAAATGGGGGTGCAAATAAAAGAAATGGAAAGATTTATGTGTCTGCTGGTGTTGAAGAAGGTAGTATAAATCTTGAAGTTTGTCTTCCTTATGAAATTTTGGAGGCAATTGGAAATGATTCTGAGTTTATGGATATTGTGTCTAGCTAA